Within Deltaproteobacteria bacterium, the genomic segment AAACGAAAGCCTTTTTCCGCCCACCAGATGGCCTTGCCCTCTGCAACATGGATGCGTACCAGCCGTGCTCTCTCCGAGGTTTCGATATCCTCATCACCTTCCATGATTCAAAGACATTGACAGGGAGGGGAAAATCTTTCATGATCTAGGCCATTCCGATCCGGGGCAATAATGGGATCAGGGTGATCATTAACAGGCTGTTGAAGGAGAGGCGGAGGATAGGATTCCAGCGGGTTTGGAGTTGATGAACCGGACGAAAAATAGTGGACAAATCCATTCCGTGCGAGAGTGGCGGAACTGGTAGACGCGCTGGACTTAGGATCCAGTCTCTTCGGAGGTAGGGGTTCGAGTCCCCTCTCTCGCACCACCGGCATAAATACCCAAAGAGGCCTTTTCTGAAACCCTCTCTCTAAAGGCCTTTCACGCCCCTTTGTCGAAACGAGCCAAGGTCGAAAAGGTCCGGGATTCACTAGCGATTTCACTCATCCGGGCTGTGCTTCCTGGAGAGAAAACGAGAGAGCCATGATCGATTTTGAAATCGCCGGTAACAGCCTCTGGCATATCATCTCACTCTTTGCAATCCTTTTGGCCGGATTTTTGGGTGGAAAAATCGCCAGGCTGGTTCTTCTGAAGACCTCGGGACAATTCGAAAAAAAGCAGAAGCCGATCCTATCCATCGTGATGAGTTCTCTTGCCAAAGGGGTGGTATTCCTTTCCGTAGTGATCGCGTTTTCCATCGGCCAGGGAATCCTGAGTTTAGGACCGGGGGCCGCCGAACTTTTTAAAACTCTTACAGCGATACTCGTCAGCGTGGCCGTGGGATACCTCCTTTACTGGCTGGTGGAAGTCCCCAACACCTGGCTCACGAACATCTCGGCCAAAACCGAGAGCCGCCTGGACGACATGATCGTCCCCATCGTACGAAAAAGCCTCCGATTCACCATCGTAATACTGGTCCTGGTTCAGATCGCCCAACTCCTCAGCGACAAACCCATAACCTCCATAATCGCAGGCCTCGGCATCGGCGGTCTGGCCGTCGCCCTGGCCGCCCAGGACACCATCAAAAACATCTTCGGCTCCATCATCCTCTTTGCAGACAAACCCTTTCAACTCGGGGATCGGATCGTAGTGGACGGCCACGACGGACCCGTGGAGGAAGTCGGCCTGCGGTCGACCCGCATACGCACGCTGGACGGCCACCTGGTCACCGTCCCCAACGGAGAACTTGCCAACAAGACCATCCGAAACATCGGGAAACGCCCTTACATCCGGCGAATCGCCAACATCACCATCACTTACGACACCCCTCCCGAAAAGGTGGACCGGGCCTTGGAGATCCTCCGGGAAATCCTGGACAATCACGAGGGCATGCACCCTGATTACCCTCCCCGGGTCTATTTCAGCGACTTCAACGCCGAATCCCTCAACCTTATGGTGATTTACTGGTACCACCCCCCCAATTACTGGGATTACATGGCCTTCTCCGAACGATTCAACAGGGAAGTTCTCCGCCGGTTCAATGAAGAGGGAATCGAATTCGCTTTCCCCACCCAAACTCTATACCTGGCAGGCGACCCATCGAGACCCCTCACCCTGAGGCTTCGACGATTGGATCAGCAACCCGACGATCCCTGATGACCCCCTTGCCCATTCGATCCAGGGGACGCGACCTTGATTCCTCTCTCCTGCCGTCCCCCATTCATCACTTTCCCTATTCAAGATTTTCCTCTTTGCTGCCGATATAGGGTCGTAATCTGGGAGAGAACGGGTATGTTGCGGATTATCAAAGAAACCTGGTGGTCCCTGGTCATTATCCTTTTAGGTGCTTATCTCTTCTGGCTCACCTGATCCGGAAACCGAGAGTTTTCCCATTCAAAACCAGGCCACCCTTTTCCTTTCAGGATATCCTTTTCCGGAAAGCCTTGCCTCCCATATTATCTTCTGCTAGTGTATTGTTCTACATACGTTGCAATGCCCTGAAAAAATCCGCGGACCCGGTTGAGCCGATCTTTTTCGATTGGATGGATCGATGTTTCCCCCTGGGTCCGACATGTTCCCAACTCGGGGCACACCCTTACGGATCATGACACCCATAAAGCTTCCCAAAAGGTTTGCACTTTACAGAATCACCCTTCTGCTGATTCTGTCTCTTTCCCTTCTGATTCCTGTCCATTCCCGGGCCGAAGACGGAGAGATCATCCAACTTAGACGAAAGGTATCTGAACTCGAAAAAAGAAT encodes:
- a CDS encoding mechanosensitive ion channel family protein yields the protein MIDFEIAGNSLWHIISLFAILLAGFLGGKIARLVLLKTSGQFEKKQKPILSIVMSSLAKGVVFLSVVIAFSIGQGILSLGPGAAELFKTLTAILVSVAVGYLLYWLVEVPNTWLTNISAKTESRLDDMIVPIVRKSLRFTIVILVLVQIAQLLSDKPITSIIAGLGIGGLAVALAAQDTIKNIFGSIILFADKPFQLGDRIVVDGHDGPVEEVGLRSTRIRTLDGHLVTVPNGELANKTIRNIGKRPYIRRIANITITYDTPPEKVDRALEILREILDNHEGMHPDYPPRVYFSDFNAESLNLMVIYWYHPPNYWDYMAFSERFNREVLRRFNEEGIEFAFPTQTLYLAGDPSRPLTLRLRRLDQQPDDP